Within the Mobula birostris isolate sMobBir1 chromosome 31, sMobBir1.hap1, whole genome shotgun sequence genome, the region atggCCCACTAACACCACAACagtagtcaagaaagcacagcaatgcttgtttttcctcaggacgctgaagaaagctggtctacctgaacagatgctggtgaccttttaccactgcaccatagagagcatcttaacatactgcatctctgtgtagtatctcagttgtacagcagccgATAAGAAATCACTTCAGTGAGCCGTCTCTAGCGCACAGAAGATCATTGAGGCACAACTCCCggccctggaggacacctacagctcacGCTGCCGAaagaaagctacaagcatctgtaaggacaatacacaaccatgcaatcatctgtttgaacttcttctaTCTGGCAGacattataagattttctattcccgcacttccagactgaaaaatagctttttcccccaGAGCTGTacttgctctgaaccaatcgatcaagcatcatccttAAATTTGTTCTATTGCTacttttaatactggttttatgatTGTCAGGtatctgagttgtgcttttgtactgctgggcACTGCTtctactggctggttacttgactttagttgttgtttatttattttatttgttgcttTTTAGCATTGAGTATGAAAGTTGCAAACTTATTTTCGCTGCATTGGTGCATggcaaattgtactatgcaatgacaataaagatattttatttcatttcatttctagattaaacaaaattcatcttcacaaagataaaaagaatggaggattagccttaccaaactttagattttattattgggcagttaatataagaaatcttacattcTGGTTATATTACATAAACCATGAGGATTGCCCGATGTGGATTTTTTAGAAGCTATCTCTGCTAATAAATTCtcttattatttctcttcttggatcctcactcccTTTGTCTCTGAGTAAGTCAACTGATAATCTGGTAGATAAACACACCAAGAGAATTTGGATACAATCTCAAAAAtattttggcttattgagattttcttttTCGAGTCCTATTTTttccaattatttttttaaactctctataattgatgtggcttttaaagaatgagatagattaggtattaaatgctttcagggcTTGTTTGTAGAGGGAGGCCTTTTCTCgtttgaacaactgtcaactaaatatagtttacccaaaactcactttttcgatacctacaaataagagattttttacggtctcaagcatgtacatttcctaaaagtcctgataagaatctactagatgtaatctttaatttgaaacctttttacaatggatctatatctaatatttataatatgctgctGGGAATGAAAAGGGTTCCTTTAGATGAAATTAAACATCTTGgaaaacaagatttacagacttcaatttctcagataacttggaatcaaattttttaattgcttaacacttcatcgttatgtgctcggccctctctcctacaatttaaagtggtccatagggcccatttgactaaggataagttgtcgtctttatttggatatatctccgtattgtgataaatgtaataatggggAAGCTTCACTCATTTATATGTTTTAGACCTGCCCGTGTCTTGGAAAATTTGGAAAGAAGCATTTCAAACTTTCTCAATACatttaaagtaaactttaagcctaatcctttgactgctttatttggtactgttggaggaaaggatattattttggagtcatctgACTTGCACGTCTTGGCTTTTAGGTCCCTATGGACAGAAGGATgtttttgcttaaatggaaagatgcggcccctcctattcacgcccTATGGTtaggtgatgtgatgtcatgtttaaatttagagaagatttgatgttcaatctctgaatctactcaggactttcaaacattgtggggatcttttctgaattattttcaaaacctttgatttgctgttaaagcacagatgatgactgataattatttttcctttttttctttatgaatcagcttcggtcttggtagtgggttagatttttttaatataataaaattattatttttcaatgttacaaattaattaacttgtatgaatatagggtaagagTCTTTACATGCGATTTAGTATAATGTTTTGatatttttttcctgtactctattcttatatgtaaattaattaaaatattggAAAAGGAAAACGTAGACAGCACATTAACAGAGTGTCCAcaatcatgagattcagtgaatacACAATACTTGGTTTCTGCGACTTCACATGAACACAAAAGATCCATAAAGCAATCGTATTTCCAGCAAGCCCGAGGATGAATGTGACGATAATTACCAGCGGATTGTAGGATGAGTTAACATCTTCACCAGTGCACATTGCGGGGTCGAGTTCGCCATCGTGAAAAAGGCGGTCACACAGTCAAGATGTTCAGAGGGGAGCAAACTCATTCGGAGGGAATCAGCCTTACAAGCTGATCTTCTTCGAATGAGTTTGTTCTCCTGTGGGTGCAGTATATGGGCGGACTGAATTAGTCAGAGATGCCCGATGAAATCATCAACTTCCAGGAAATCTAGAGGCACAAGCATTCAGATTAAGGAGCAGACAATTAAATATATCTGAttgtcacatttcttccgcaGTCTGATGTTTTgtttaaacaacaactgaaccccttgaccatgactgcatgttttcatgcattgagtCTCTGACACATGAACCacgaggttcaagaacagttactaccctccaaccatcaagctcttgaggACAACTACACCCATTCTGTTTCTGCTGTTCTTACAATCAAAAGTTCTCACTTTAAGCACACTTTACTTTGTTATTTCATGTCCGTCTTATTTACTGCTCGTTATTTAGATCTGCATTTGCACCTTTTGTTGTTCGTTGATCCTGcttacagagaaacatagaaaataggtggagtaggccatttggcccttcgaacctgcaccaccattcagtatgatcatggctgatcatccaactcaaaaccctgtacctgccttctctccatacccccgatccctttagccacaagggccatatctaactccctcttaagtatagccaatgaacaggcctcaactgattcctgtggcagagaattccacagattcaccattctctgcatgaagaagtttttcctcatctcggtcctaaaaggcttcccctttatcctcaaactgtgacccctcgttctggacttccccacccctttatcctcaaactgtgacccctcgttctggacttccccaacatcgggaacaatcttcctacatccagcgtgtccaatccctttagaattttatatgtttcaataagatcccccctcaatcttctaaattccagagagtataagccttgccgatccagtctttcatcatatgaaagtccagccatcccaggaatcaatctggtgagaatgtctttcctcagattaggggaccaaaactgcacacaatactctaattgtcgtctcaccaaggccttgtacaactgcagtagtacctcccagctcctgtactcaaatcctcttgctattaatgccagcataccattcacctttttcaccgcctgctgtacctgcatgcccactttcaatgactggtgtacaatgacacccaggtctcgttgcacctccccttttcctaatcggccaccattcagataatctgttcatctgttttcctgttcttgccaccaaagtggataacctcacatttatccacgttaaattgcatctgccatgaatttgcccactcacctaacctacccaagtcaccctgcatcctcttaacatcctcctcacagctaacactgccgcccagcttcgtgtcatccgcaaacttggagatgctgcacttaattcccttgtctaagtcattaatatatattgtaaacaactggggtcccagcactgagccttgcggtaccccactagtcactgcctgccattctgaaaaggtcccgtttattcccactcttggcttcctgtctgccaaccaactctctacccacatcaatactatacccctaataccgtgtgctttaagtttgcacactaatctcctgtgtgggaccttgtcataagcattttgaaaatccaaatataccacatccactggttctcccctatccacactactagttacatcctcaaaagattctacgagattggtcagacatgattttccaatcgcaaatccatgctgacttcgtctgatgatttcacagctttccaaatgtgttgttatcacatctttgataactgacgcaagcattttccccaccaccgatgtcaggcttaccggtctataattacaGTTACTGATCTACAGATTTACTGCATGCCCGCAGGGAAAAGAGTCTCAGGGTTCTACATGGTGTCCTGTCTGTACTCTAACAATCAATTTtagtttgaaatttgaacttttgaacttggaACATGATTGCCTGATTGGATAATTATCAATAATTATCAAGCTGGTGGGCAGGTGTGCTTCATAAAATGGTCACTATTGGGATTCAGGTCAAAGTCCGTAATGGCCACTGGCCACTGTGAATGGAAGGCTACTGCAGGTACAGTACCTGCTGACCAGAATTCCTGGGAGTTCTGTTGATATCATCTTAGATAAAGACTGAAGATGATGGATTCCAAAGGGTCTCCCAGGGTATCAGAGCACACCTGCAGTCAGATAATTTAACCACTGGAGGCACTAGCCTGGTGAAGGTCAGAGGCACCAAGCTTTATCacttggacttatttcataatttactggcataatttacatattactatttaactatttatggttctattactatttattatttatggtgcaactataacaaaaaccaatttcccccggatcaataaagtgtgactactACGACTGCTACTTCTATCAGGTTCCCCCTATAGCAGGTGAGTTATTCTGCCGAGCCTCCCAGTGCTCATGCAGAGAAATACAAAATTAATTCAAGCCTTTGTGTCCTAATGCTCAGACAATCCTTCATTGCCTCCTCAATTTCTACTTCACTTCAATCCTTCAGCCTTCCTCCAATCTTGCTGCCGTCACTGCGGACACGTCTGCCTCATTCAACAAATATGAATAACCACGCCGACTTTGGGAAACCCTGGCCAACGGCTACTCAAAGTACAGAAGGCACATTGGGGATGGAACTGAGAAGCCTATGCCCATACTTCAGAAACGCGGGAAAGAGCTGCGTAATTAGTAGGAGCAGACCACCTCACCTACACCCACTCCACACCCTGTCAGGAAGAATCTGCTCATCTGTGGAGGACCATAAAACCATCAAAAGGTATTGGATCAGAACTAGGCTAAACGGACcagcgagtctgctccactacttAATCATGGCTGAGTTTCTGTTTCCAACTCCAGTCTCCCAACTTCATCCTATAACCCTTAAAACCCCCttaacaatcaagaacctataaatcttgtcttaaatacactcaatgatttggccccAAACACCCTAtataacaatgaattccacagactccccCCACTCAGGCTGCAGAAAATTCTCAGCTCAGTTCAAAGAGATGACCCtttattctggggctgtgcccgcGGATCCTAGACCTTTCTATCCTTGGATcctctcccactaatggaaacatcctctgcacatctacATTATCAGGGTTTGTGGTTTCTCATATTGGGATGACTGATTACCTCAGAATGGAAAATAAAAGCATCTCTGGGAACAGACAGGAGTAGATAATGTTCCTTATCTGAACAGCTGGACATAATGCACCCTGCATGCATTTAATATTTTGTAATAGTTGAGTACTCTTGTATATAGATTAATTAAGGATTCTTGTTAAAATTAGTTTAAATTTCTATGTAAATTACATTATTTGGACATGTCATCACATGATACGGACACGCATCGCTTGAAGTAAAAGAACAAAGTTAAAACTCACATCTCTCGGCTCTGGTTTCCTTTTGAGTCAGTTTAAAGTTTTGGAGCCACAAAACATAATCCAGTGTCCCCGGGTCACGCTCGATCGTGGTGCTTGTAATGTGGTGAGGCAGTTCAATCTATCTTAAAGTCATTCACTGCTGCCCTACTCAGAATAATAAATAcctgtgagctcaatttcaaagttcaGGTGAATTTTGGGCAGGTATATGCATGGTAggcaaatggagggctatggacccgGTGAAGGTCAAtgagagtaggcagcttaaatggtttggtatggactagatcggccaaagggcctgtttctgtgctgtacttttccttGATGCTAAGATtttacatgaaaataaaatatCTACAAAGCAGTTGTATTTCTGACTAGGCCTAGGATGATTGTTATCATAACTACTGGTGGGCTGTGAGCAGGATTGACGACCTCACTAGAGACACATTGCTGGGATTATTTATCCATTGTCAAAAAATCTTGtggaggaggtggaggaggatcCAGGACCACATCACACCATCTCACTGATTATACAGCATTGCTTTTCCATGCACTTTACGTGACAGAGGACAGAGAGACAACAGTATTCCCAGAGAAGATTTTCGTTACCACAAAGATCTGCTGAATGAAGGTTAAAAGTGATTTCTGCTCTCCTTCATGCAGCCTGGACATGCTTTCTCATGGTTGTAGGAGGGGAGGCAGCAATAGTTCCTCGCGACACACTCTATCATGGTGCTTTAGCTCATGTGGGTAAGTGTGAAATAATCAGACAGAGACACCAGACATATATTGATTAAATCCTGGGGAATAAAAGTTACTAACTCAGAATACCACATGCCTTTGGTTGCCCTTGATTCTTCATAAGGAATATTCAGTGTTCATTTCTTTCCACACTGCCACCTTGTGTTGGAGTTCTTTGCTGCAAACAATAATCCACAAAAGTCACTTCCAAGGAACTCAAACAGAAagtctgctggaaatccaagcaacatacacaaaatgctggaggaactcagcaggccaggcagcatctatgcaaaaaagtacagtcaacgtttctggccgagacccttcggcaggactttcAAGATCAAATAAATTTCTGTTTTTTGACATTCCTAGATGGGTCTCAACAGGTAAGCAAAATTATTTTAATATTGGTAAATCAGAGCGGATTTTATAATATCCTGGTAACTTCATTGACACCCATAACACACAGGAGaaaaattagtccattcagcccatcgactctgttccaccattccatcttggtAGCTTTACTATCGCTCTGaacccattctcatgccttctggcCAGGAGTcagcaatcaagaacctatcaacctctgctttaaatatacccaatgacttgtcctccacaaccacctctggcagtgaattccacagactgaACATCTTCTTGTAAAAGAAATCCCTCCATATCTCCGTCCTAAATACTGATTATCTTTAATTAATGATGACCATCCTTCTTCAGTACTGATAATCTTTCTTCATTCCagatttcaattttatttacggAAAATAAATTCCCCAGTTTTGAACCGGCGCTTCACTTCCTCTCTCCAGTTCACCAGAAAAGGCTTTTCTCTGGCACCATTCCAGCAACCGCTTACAACACTTCGCTACTGACTGAAAGTCTGCAGGTAGGATTGAACTTGGTTGAATAGTATTACTGCAGATTCCTCTGGACAGTCAATCAACCTGAGAATGGCCCACTATAACGGGTAGAAGCTATCTACAAGCGAGACACAGAGGCTGAAGTCATCTGAGGAAGTAATTGCTTATATGGAAAGAGAAAATCTTAAAATATCCATAAACCCTTTCTttcaaagcaggggttcccaacctgggattcaCAGAACCCTTACTGTTTTCTTAACAAAACTATGAAGGTTTATTTACATCACATATGCACAAGGTACAGACAGTCAACATTTACAAGACAGTAAGTATACTCAAATTAAAAAATGGTTAGTACCGTCTATAAGACAATCAATAcctcgtggggggggggggaaggagggcgACAGCTCACGGATGTCCCCACAATGGGCCCGTCGCAACCGCGTGCTCCCTCTCCAGGTACAGTCGGGCACGAACGTATCCTCAGAAAAGGGGCAGGCAGTCAGCCCGCGCAGCGCCCGCCCTCCACTTTCCTCCGCCATGCCtgtgaatggccatcttggccagaCCCAGGACAAAGCCCGCCAGCAGATCCTCCTCACGTCCCCGCGCCCTCCCGACACCCACCCTAATTGAATCGGGACCAGAACCCCCCAGCATCCAGAAGCACCCAGCCTGGATGAGGCCAGGCCCCGTACCCTCCACAGTTCCCGGTAAAAGGAGCGTAGTTCCCTCAGAGCAGCACGTCATCCGGAATCCGCGTGCCCTCCTGCCAAAATAAAATAGGGAACTTATGCTTTAAAGACAGGGTTTCTTCATAAAGTAAGTTTATTTCAGAGGTTGTTTATGTAGAAACATGCAGTAACTTCTCTACATATAAAAGAAAGTGTATTTCAGAACTTGTTACTTAAAATCAACTTATCTCGCACCAACATTTTCAGAATTGATCAATTTTTGCGTCCGGTCGCATTTATCAGCTTTACTTTGATCACATAACAAAAAAGAGCATCTAGTTCACGCGGACCGGGAACATGGGATGGCTGATGCAGAGCTTGTTTGCTGATCCACAGTCTTCTCCTCTTGATGTTCCTTGTTCAGTGGCTGATCTGCGACAGCTTAAATTGAGAGGAAGCAGAGCTTTCTCCAAACCATCTTTAAACTGCGAAGTAGAAAAATAGTAAATAATGGGATCGACCACACTGTTCAGATACGTTATAAACAACGTATTGTAAAAGATATTCGCTGCTATGTGATACGACTTGCAGTCAATTGACCTTCTCAGTTTAGTCACCAAAACCGCGACCGCAGCAACACTGCTGGGcaagaaaaaaatgacaaaaactGCAGCCACGGCTATCACAAGTTTCACAATTCGCTTATATTTAGCCCGCATTTCAGCTTCCATCTGCCGTAACCTCCAGATGATGGAGGACGTAGAGAATAGGATAACTGAAACTGGCAAAAGAAACTTAAAGAACATAAAAATAAAGCCAGTCCAAGCTGCTCTGAGACTCAGATCCTTCGTTATGCTGAAAGGCTCACAGTTTGTCACGTTGTGTTGTTCGAAGTGATGTTTGTCTGTCAGCAAGTGCAAGCAAATAGCCACCGCTACAATCCACAGACTGCCTGCTATCTTCACCGCACACCTTGTAGAGATCTTGTTTACCTTGTGGAGTGGATGGACCACCTTAAAGTAACGATCGATCGCTATAACCATGAGGAAAAAGACGCCGCCAGTTCGGTTCAGGGAAATCATGAATGTGTTCAGTCGACACAGTCCATCACCAAAACTCCAGTCCTTCCCTCGGATAAAATAAACAGCTCGAAAAGGTAGACAGCATAGTAACAGAGTGTCTGcaatcatgagattcagtgaatatATAATACTTGGTTTCCGCGACTTCACATGAACACAaaagatccacaaagcaatcgtATTTCCAGCAAGCCCGAGGATGAATGTGATGATAATTATGGGCGGGTTGTAGGATGAGTTAACATCTTCAGCAGGAACACATTGCGGGGTCGAGTTCGCCATTGTGCGAAAAAGTCAAGTTGTGCCCAGGGAGAGCAAACTCGATCAGAGTCGAACAATCTGTAAAGTTGATCTTCGAATGAGTTTGTTCCCCTGTGGGTGGAGTATATGGGCGGAGTGAAATAGTCAGAGCACCAATACATTGTGCGATCAAATCATCAATTCCAGGAAAACCAGAAGCATCAGCGTTTAAATTAAGCAGCAAACAATGAAATAT harbors:
- the LOC140190813 gene encoding hydroxycarboxylic acid receptor 2-like; the protein is MANSTPQCVPAEDVNSSYNPPIIIITFILGLAGNTIALWIFCVHVKSRKPSIIYSLNLMIADTLLLCCLPFRAVYFIRGKDWSFGDGLCRLNTFMISLNRTGGVFFLMVIAIDRYFKVVHPLHKVNKISTRCAVKIAGSLWIVAVAICLHLLTDKHHFEQHNVTNCEPFSITKDLSLRAAWTGFIFMFFKFLLPVSVILFSTSSIIWRLRQMEAEMRAKYKRIVKLVIAVAAVFVIFFLPSSVAAVAVLVTKLRRSIDCKSYHIAANIFYNTLFITYLNSVVDPIIYYFSTSQFKDGLEKALLPLNLSCRRSATEQGTSRGEDCGSANKLCISHPMFPVRVN